One genomic segment of Mycolicibacterium psychrotolerans includes these proteins:
- a CDS encoding DUF2630 family protein, whose product MAKDEEILAQVNQLVAEEKELREKLQHHEIDESEEHQRLRAVEVQLDQCWDLLRQRRALRETGGDPAAAQVRPADEVEGYLN is encoded by the coding sequence GTGGCCAAAGACGAAGAAATCCTCGCTCAGGTGAACCAGCTCGTCGCAGAGGAGAAGGAACTCCGCGAGAAGCTGCAGCATCACGAGATCGACGAGTCCGAAGAGCATCAGCGGCTGCGCGCCGTCGAGGTCCAGCTCGACCAGTGCTGGGATCTGCTGCGCCAGCGCCGCGCGCTGCGCGAGACCGGTGGCGACCCCGCTGCCGCCCAGGTCCGCCCCGCCGACGAGGTCGAGGGCTACCTGAACTGA